From Proteiniborus sp. MB09-C3, the proteins below share one genomic window:
- a CDS encoding response regulator transcription factor: MIYIVEDDKNIRELESYALQSSGYIVKSFENSSDFYNACKELLPDLVLLDIMLPDEDGISILRNLRNQERTKNIPIIMVTAKTTELDKVKGLDAGADDYISKPFGVMELISRVKALLRRARQSDNIRVLSFGDIILDDERHRVTVKGKDCELTFKEFELLKYLLHNQGIVLSRDRIMEQVWGFEFEGESRTVDMHIKTLRQKLGIGGKAIKTVRNVGYKIGD; encoded by the coding sequence ATGATTTATATTGTAGAAGATGATAAAAACATACGAGAATTAGAGAGTTATGCATTGCAAAGCAGTGGCTATATAGTAAAATCCTTCGAAAATAGCTCTGATTTTTATAATGCATGTAAAGAGCTGTTGCCAGATCTTGTTTTGCTAGATATTATGTTGCCTGATGAAGATGGGATTAGTATTTTAAGAAATCTACGTAATCAGGAAAGAACAAAAAATATACCAATAATTATGGTTACAGCTAAAACTACTGAGCTGGATAAGGTAAAGGGGTTGGATGCTGGTGCTGACGACTATATTTCTAAGCCATTTGGTGTAATGGAACTAATTTCTCGTGTTAAGGCTTTATTGCGACGAGCTCGACAATCAGATAATATTAGAGTCTTGAGTTTCGGAGATATTATTCTTGATGATGAAAGGCATCGTGTTACAGTTAAAGGTAAAGACTGCGAACTAACCTTTAAAGAGTTTGAACTGCTCAAATACTTGCTTCATAATCAAGGAATTGTTCTATCAAGAGATAGAATAATGGAGCAGGTATGGGGCTTTGAATTTGAGGGAGAAAGCAGAACTGTAGATATGCACATAAAAACACTGCGTCAAAAGCTTGGAATAGGAGGAAAAGCAATAAAAACTGTACGAAATGTCGGATATAAAATAGGGGATTGA
- the pstA gene encoding phosphate ABC transporter permease PstA — MEHINKQTFKSQVKAYKKNPLSMILFLMVTISAILTFTILLFLIGYMLIKGVPHISLDLFSWKYTTENVSLMPAIINTIIMVVLSLLIAVPLGIFSAIYLIEYAKRGNRITRIVRLTTETLSGIPSIVYGLFGLLFFVTTLGWGFSLLAGAFTLAIMILPLIMRTTEEALKAVPDSFREGSYGLGAGKLRTVFRIVLPSALPGILAGIILAIGRIVGETAALMYTAGTVAEIPSNLLSSGRTLAIHMYALSSEGLHTDKAYATAVVLLIIVLFINWLSAYVAKKIVKG; from the coding sequence ATGGAGCATATTAACAAACAGACTTTTAAGAGTCAGGTAAAGGCATATAAGAAAAACCCATTATCTATGATACTGTTTTTGATGGTGACAATATCAGCTATTCTGACTTTTACAATCCTATTATTTCTAATTGGTTATATGTTAATTAAAGGTGTTCCACATATTTCCCTTGATCTTTTTTCGTGGAAATATACTACAGAAAATGTTTCTCTTATGCCAGCTATAATAAATACCATAATTATGGTTGTGCTGTCATTGCTTATAGCAGTTCCATTAGGAATCTTTTCAGCAATTTATTTGATAGAGTATGCTAAACGTGGCAACAGAATTACTAGAATAGTCCGATTAACTACAGAAACCCTTTCGGGTATACCTTCTATAGTATATGGATTATTTGGATTGCTATTTTTTGTAACAACACTTGGATGGGGTTTTTCATTGCTGGCTGGTGCCTTTACCCTTGCTATTATGATATTGCCACTAATTATGCGTACTACTGAAGAAGCATTAAAAGCAGTACCTGATTCATTTCGTGAAGGTAGCTATGGTCTGGGTGCTGGAAAATTAAGAACTGTATTTAGAATCGTGCTGCCATCTGCTCTTCCTGGAATATTGGCAGGAATTATTCTTGCCATTGGGAGAATTGTTGGAGAAACAGCGGCACTAATGTATACGGCAGGTACTGTAGCTGAAATACCATCAAATTTACTTTCCTCAGGACGGACCCTTGCCATTCATATGTACGCACTTTCTAGCGAAGGATTGCATACTGATAAGGCGTATGCTACAGCTGTAGTATTACTTATTATAGTTTTATTTATCAACTGGCTTTCAGCATACGTGGCGAAAAAAATAGTGAAAGGATAA
- the phoU gene encoding phosphate signaling complex protein PhoU, producing MRNRFDRELELLNTELIEMGLLIENAIKKAVEALINKDEILAKEAINFDEIIDEKEKEIESRCLKILLQQQPVASDLRLVSTALKMITDMERIGDHASDISEITLRLKDKEYIKNLEHVHQMAQATTKMVKDSIDAFVARDLVLAYEVEDYDDVVDDLFNTVKNELIALIRENAESGEQAVDLLMVAKYFERIGDHAVNIAEWVAFSITGKHKNERIL from the coding sequence ATGCGTAATAGATTTGATAGAGAATTGGAATTACTAAACACAGAGCTAATAGAAATGGGTTTACTCATTGAAAATGCAATTAAAAAAGCAGTTGAAGCATTGATTAATAAGGATGAGATTTTGGCAAAGGAAGCAATTAATTTTGATGAAATAATAGATGAAAAAGAGAAGGAAATCGAAAGCAGATGCTTAAAGATATTATTACAGCAGCAGCCAGTAGCATCAGATTTGCGCTTGGTTTCCACTGCACTAAAAATGATAACTGATATGGAGCGTATAGGCGACCATGCTTCAGATATTTCAGAAATCACGCTTAGATTGAAGGACAAGGAGTACATTAAAAATCTTGAACATGTTCACCAAATGGCTCAAGCTACTACAAAAATGGTAAAGGACAGTATTGATGCTTTCGTAGCACGTGATTTAGTATTAGCCTATGAAGTTGAAGATTATGATGATGTTGTAGATGATTTATTTAATACTGTAAAGAATGAACTAATTGCTTTAATTCGTGAAAATGCTGAAAGTGGAGAACAGGCAGTAGACCTATTAATGGTTGCTAAGTATTTTGAACGTATAGGTGATCATGCAGTAAATATTGCAGAATGGGTTGCTTTTTCTATAACAGGAAAACATAAAAACGAAAGGATATTATAA
- the pstB gene encoding phosphate ABC transporter ATP-binding protein PstB, whose product MKDKFKINDLKLYYGEFMGLKGVNLTIQSNEITAFIGPSGCGKSTLLKTLNRMNDLVENCKITGEVLLDGENIYGDIDINQLRKRVGMVFQKPNLFPMSVYDNIAFGPRTHGIRSKMKLDEIVETSLKSAAIWDEVKDRLKKNALDLSGGQQQRLCIARALAIHPEVLLMDEPTSALDPISTSKIEDLVLELKNDYTIIMVTHNMQQAARVSDKTAFFLLGEIIEYGVTEELFSMPRDKRTEDYITGRFG is encoded by the coding sequence ATGAAAGATAAATTTAAAATAAATGATTTGAAACTCTATTATGGGGAATTTATGGGACTTAAAGGTGTAAATCTGACAATACAGAGCAACGAAATTACTGCTTTCATCGGTCCATCAGGATGTGGTAAATCTACTTTACTAAAAACTCTTAATCGTATGAATGATTTGGTAGAAAATTGCAAAATTACAGGAGAAGTACTTCTTGATGGAGAAAATATTTATGGAGATATAGATATTAACCAACTTCGTAAGCGTGTCGGTATGGTATTTCAAAAACCTAATCTTTTTCCTATGAGTGTATATGACAATATTGCCTTTGGACCAAGAACTCATGGAATTCGTTCGAAAATGAAGCTAGACGAAATTGTGGAAACCTCTTTAAAAAGCGCAGCAATATGGGATGAAGTCAAAGACAGATTAAAAAAGAACGCTCTAGACTTATCAGGTGGACAGCAGCAAAGGCTTTGTATAGCAAGAGCTTTAGCAATCCACCCAGAGGTTCTGCTCATGGATGAGCCTACCTCAGCCCTAGATCCTATTTCAACCTCAAAGATTGAAGACCTTGTACTTGAATTAAAAAATGATTATACTATTATTATGGTTACGCATAATATGCAGCAGGCAGCTAGGGTATCAGATAAAACAGCTTTCTTTCTGCTTGGAGAGATAATTGAATATGGTGTTACTGAGGAATTATTTTCTATGCCAAGGGATAAACGTACTGAAGACTATATTACAGGGAGGTTTGGTTAA